The Argopecten irradians isolate NY chromosome 6, Ai_NY, whole genome shotgun sequence genome has a window encoding:
- the LOC138325469 gene encoding complement C1q-like protein 4: MKGLLAFGVLAFLSTASSSQSDLIQRLDNLENDWHRAEALVGQQAREIESLTAELRNKEMSVRQHIARRQASDQKYGFSARLNQDVASLMNNEAIVFDQVLTNVGQAYDPTTGMFTCPFSGVYEFAATIVSNGAHKNLDAELVMAGKRLARLHSTVYGFDQGTQVVITKCQEGQHVWVRHFGTSDTPELPAGYSAFAGHLIHIDT, from the exons ATGAAGGGTTTGCTGGCGTTCGGAGTTCTGGCTTTTCTGTCCACTGCTAGCAGCAGCCAATCGGATCTAATTCAGCGCCTGG ACAACCTTGAAAATGATTGGCACCGCGCCGAAGCCCTTGTGGGGCAACAAGCACGTGAAATTGAATCATTGACTGCCGAACTCCGAAATAAGGAAATGTCTGTTCGTCAACATATTG CAAGACGCCAGGCTTCTGATCAGAAATATGGATTCTCAGCCAGACTTAACCAAGATGTAGCTAGCCTAATGAATAACGAAGCCATCGTGTTTGACCAAGTACTGACCAATGTTGGACAGGCTTATGATCCTACTACCGGAATGTTTACCTGTCCCTTCAG TGGTGTGTATGAGTTTGCCGCTACCATTGTCTCTAATGGCGCCCATAAGAACCTTGATGCCGAACTTGTGATGGCCGGCAAGAGACTAGCTCGACTCCATTCCACCGTTTACGGATTCGACCAGGGCACCCAGGTGGTCATCACTAAATGCCAAGAAGGTCAACATGTCTGGGTCCGCCATTTTGGCACGTCTGACACCCCCGAATTACCTGCAGGATACAGCGCATTTGCCGGACATCTTATCCACATCGACACCTAG
- the LOC138325474 gene encoding uncharacterized protein, whose protein sequence is MKDSDIETVLSQRTTRRIDKKLTYTKRNLILANMATFLKHVSLLALVVLCYGQIVAATIDLETRIANLERLALAVESAVASHAHQLSRLNPRVHHLQDGVGQETEKVRRVAEPIVGFDARLPHRIVHLGDQQDIHFWNVETNNGSAYNPTNGRFTCPQNGLYQFATTIPSKLNGTVDCEMVMDNVQVGRLRANHDGFDQASQVLVLECRTEQQVWVRHTSGANDDAILSSTQRQMASFSGHLIALL, encoded by the exons ATGAAAGACAGTGACATAGAAACGGTTCTTAGTCAGCGCACGACGAGACGCATAGATAAGAAACTAACGTATACAAAGCGAAATCTTATATTGGCAAACATGGCGACCTTCTTGAAGCATGTATCGCTCTTGGCGCTTGTTGTCCTTTGTTATGGGCAAATAGTGGCTGCAACGATTGATTTGGAGACTCGCATCG CCAATCTAGAGAGACTGGCATTAGCAGTGGAGTCTGCTGTAGCCTCGCACGCGCATCAGTTGAGCAGGCTTAACCCCAGAGTTCATCACCTTCAAGATGGCGTCGGACAGGAAACAGAAAAGG TGAGACGAGTAGCTGAACCCATCGTTGGTTTCGATGCCCGGTTACCACACAGAATCGTCCACCTTGGTGACCAACAAGATATCCACTTCTGGAACGTAGAAACTAACAACGGCTCTGCCTATAACCCCACAAATGGCCGATTTACCTGTCCCCAGAACGGCCTCTACCAGTTCGCCACTACAATTCCTTCCAAGCTGAACGGCACCGTAGACTGTGAAATGGTCATGGACAACGTGCAGGTTGGGCGTCTCCGAGCTAACCACGACGGGTTTGATCAGGCATCTCAGGTCTTAGTCCTGGAATGTAGAACGGAACAACAGGTGTGGGTCCGCCATACGAGTGGTGCAAATGACGACGCCATTCTCTCCTCAACCCAAAGACAAATGGCTAGTTTCAGTGGTCATCTTATAGCCTTACTGTAA
- the LOC138325468 gene encoding caprin-2-like yields the protein MKLIVCAIVLVLGTVGHCQSFERRVDALEQKLENVVTKTLRQSTVIESLRQQLKNVERSEEVLKNAVTVNRRAATPVVAFMSTRQANLTHIALHQTIVFEDASVNVGNGYDNSTGIFTCPYNGLYEFATTIVSAGEQHNLNFEMMMDTTQIAYVHATLYEYDMGAQVAVVQCKQGQRVLVRQAKGSPHGLPGEFCTFSGHLIALS from the exons ATGAAGTTGATTGTCTGTGCCATCGTACTCGTTCTGGGAACTGTAGGACACTGTCAGTCCTTCGAACGCAGGGTGG acGCTTTGGAGCAGAAGCTTGAAAATGTTGTGACAAAGACACTACGACAGAGCACTGTCATAGAGAGCCTGAGACAACAGTTGAAGAATGTAGAGCGCTCAGAGGAAGTCCTAAAGAATGCTGTAACGG tcaACAGGAGAGCTGCGACTCCCGTGGTAGCCTTTATGTCTACTCGACAAGCCAACCTCACACATATTGCCCTACATCAAACCATTGTATTTGAGGATGCCAGTGTCAATGTCGGCAATGGTTACGACAACAGTACTGGGATATTCACATGCCCTTACAACGGCCTGTACGAGTTCGCTACCACTATCGTCTCAGCCGGGGAGCAACACAATCTCAATTTCGAG atGATGATGGACACGACACAAATAGCTTACGTTCACGCCACTCTTTACGAGTACGACATGGGTGCCCAAGTGGCCGTAGTGCAGTGTAAGCAGGGCCAGAGAGTCCTCGTCAGGCAAGCTAAGGGATCTCCTCATGGACTTCCAGGAGAATTCTGTACATTCTCTGGCCATCTTATTGCTTTGTCATAA